Proteins from one Candidatus Firestonebacteria bacterium RIFOXYD2_FULL_39_29 genomic window:
- a CDS encoding twin arginine-targeting protein translocase TatC yields MRKTRKAVKEKDKVSGSKSVVEHLEELRKRIIISVVSFFGLFMVIISVPGFTDSFGLRIMKLLQEYILNNIRGGAALNLVFLDPLEPVFTVLKLSSLVTLVVLAPLFLYQAYAYLKPAFTGKTGKHLGAFILGSEILFLLGAVFSLYFLIPASFNILIRFGLSTGAGPVLSMGKFFDMFFWMFLLFTLPFELPVLIGVLSKTGIVTVRMLGKIRKPAYLGLAIFCAAVTPDPTPFSMLILWGLLLILFEFGVFLSHIFEKGESKWV; encoded by the coding sequence ATGAGAAAAACCCGGAAAGCAGTAAAAGAAAAAGATAAAGTCTCCGGCTCGAAGTCTGTTGTAGAGCATTTGGAGGAGCTGCGAAAACGCATAATTATATCGGTGGTGTCTTTTTTTGGTCTTTTTATGGTGATTATAAGTGTTCCCGGATTTACCGATTCATTTGGTTTGCGTATAATGAAACTTCTTCAGGAGTATATATTGAATAATATAAGAGGCGGAGCCGCTCTTAATCTTGTATTTCTTGATCCGCTTGAACCGGTTTTTACAGTATTAAAACTTTCCTCTCTTGTCACACTGGTTGTTCTGGCTCCGCTGTTTCTTTATCAGGCTTATGCTTATTTGAAGCCGGCTTTTACAGGGAAAACAGGAAAACACCTGGGTGCTTTCATTCTGGGGAGCGAAATATTATTTTTGCTTGGAGCGGTTTTTTCTTTGTATTTCCTTATACCTGCATCTTTTAATATTCTTATACGCTTCGGTTTGTCTACGGGCGCCGGTCCGGTTCTTAGTATGGGTAAATTCTTTGATATGTTTTTTTGGATGTTTTTGCTTTTCACTCTTCCCTTCGAACTTCCGGTTCTGATAGGGGTTCTTTCTAAAACCGGTATTGTCACGGTGAGAATGCTTGGAAAGATAAGAAAACCCGCCTATCTTGGGCTTGCAATATTTTGTGCAGCGGTAACTCCTGATCCTACGCCTTTTTCCATGTTAATCCTTTGGGGTTTGCTTTTAATATTGTTTGAATTTGGAGTGTTTTTATCGCATATTTTTGAAAAGGGGGAAAGCAAATGGGTGTAA
- a CDS encoding MBL fold hydrolase: MGVTVQFFGAARTVTGSKYLLTGDKGRIFVDFGMFRGEENLTQKNYEEFDFNPAEIQYVILTHAHIDHSGLIPRLVNKGFRGKIICTKPTLDLCKIMFLDAAHVESIEIEWRNRKRQRAGKTLLLPVYNAQDAAFCMQYFEAVEYNKLKDLKNGFKVRFNDAGHILGSSIVELFTKIDGKEKKLVFSGDLGNEMQEIIRDPEKLETADYLFIESTYGDRLHKGRKETLKEFENAIMSANKDKGNIVIPAFAVERTQEIVYELSQMYKKNKLDGFSVYVDSPLAIAATEIFQANSRYFDEETKKEIEKGINPFSFPSLVYCKRMEDSRSLNDIKSNAIIVSASGMCEAGRIKHHLKHNLWREECVIIFTGYQAIGTTGRAIVEGAKAVKIFGEEIAVRAKIFTLGGFSGHADQKGLLRWLSYFKTKKMQVFVVHGEEKGALTFADVIRQKKHYIVTVPELGQKVKL; the protein is encoded by the coding sequence ATGGGTGTAACAGTACAATTTTTTGGAGCAGCCCGCACAGTTACCGGATCAAAGTACCTTTTAACGGGGGATAAAGGCAGAATATTTGTAGATTTCGGAATGTTTAGAGGTGAAGAAAATTTGACTCAAAAAAATTACGAGGAGTTTGATTTTAACCCTGCGGAAATTCAATATGTAATACTTACCCATGCTCATATTGATCATAGCGGATTGATACCCCGGCTGGTAAATAAAGGTTTTAGAGGGAAAATTATTTGCACGAAGCCTACTCTGGATCTTTGCAAAATAATGTTTTTAGACGCAGCTCACGTAGAAAGTATAGAAATTGAATGGCGCAATAGAAAGAGGCAGCGTGCGGGCAAAACTCTTTTGTTACCTGTTTATAACGCCCAGGATGCGGCTTTTTGTATGCAGTATTTTGAGGCTGTGGAATATAATAAATTAAAAGACCTGAAAAACGGATTTAAGGTCCGCTTTAATGATGCAGGGCATATACTTGGATCATCCATAGTTGAGCTCTTTACAAAGATTGATGGTAAAGAAAAAAAGCTTGTCTTCTCCGGTGATCTGGGAAATGAAATGCAGGAAATAATACGAGATCCCGAAAAACTTGAAACGGCGGACTATTTGTTTATAGAATCTACATATGGGGACCGCTTGCATAAAGGACGAAAAGAGACTTTAAAAGAATTTGAAAATGCTATTATGAGCGCGAATAAGGACAAAGGAAATATAGTTATCCCCGCGTTTGCAGTGGAACGCACACAGGAAATTGTGTATGAGCTTTCGCAGATGTATAAAAAGAACAAGCTGGACGGGTTTTCTGTCTATGTCGATTCTCCATTAGCTATCGCTGCTACAGAAATATTTCAGGCTAATTCAAGATATTTTGATGAGGAGACAAAAAAGGAGATAGAGAAAGGAATTAACCCGTTTTCTTTTCCTTCTCTGGTTTACTGTAAGCGCATGGAGGATTCCAGGTCTTTAAATGATATAAAAAGTAATGCCATTATTGTTTCAGCAAGCGGAATGTGTGAAGCGGGCAGGATTAAACATCACTTAAAGCATAACCTCTGGCGAGAGGAATGTGTTATAATATTTACAGGTTACCAGGCTATTGGAACGACCGGAAGGGCTATTGTTGAAGGAGCTAAGGCCGTGAAGATCTTTGGTGAAGAGATTGCTGTCAGGGCCAAAATATTTACCCTGGGTGGTTTTTCAGGGCATGCCGATCAAAAAGGTCTGCTTAGATGGTTGTCTTACTTTAAGACAAAAAAGATGCAGGTTTTTGTTGTTCATGGCGAAGAAAAAGGAGCTCTTACCTTCGCTGATGTTATAAGACAAAAGAAGCATTATATCGTAACGGTTCCCGAATTGGGACAAAAAGTAAAGTTATGA
- a CDS encoding dihydroorotate dehydrogenase B catalytic subunit has product MVDLRVKIGKLTLQNPVMTASGTFGTGEELEDFVDLNKLGAIVVKGVTLLPRAGNPTPRIAETASGMLNAIGLQNPGIDRFIFEKTPYFEKFKVPFIVNISGYEASEYGELAKRLEEVPAVSGLEVNVSCPNVKYSNGLVFAKDPKAVGLITRLVKKNTKKTVIIKLSPEVSDIKIIAKAAEDNGADALSLINTISGMAIDIDSRKPKIKNILGGLSGPAIKPIGIRCVWQVYNSVKIPVIGMGGIMNASDAIEYLLAGAAAVAVGTGNFINPAVTLDILEGIKKYMKINKVNKVKDLTGKIVIE; this is encoded by the coding sequence ATGGTAGATTTAAGAGTAAAAATAGGTAAACTAACTTTGCAAAATCCTGTTATGACTGCTTCCGGAACTTTTGGTACGGGAGAAGAACTTGAGGATTTTGTTGATTTAAATAAGCTGGGCGCGATAGTCGTAAAAGGAGTCACCTTGCTGCCTCGCGCAGGAAATCCGACACCCCGTATTGCGGAAACAGCTTCCGGAATGCTGAATGCTATTGGGCTGCAGAATCCGGGAATTGACAGGTTTATTTTTGAGAAAACGCCGTACTTTGAAAAATTCAAAGTACCGTTTATCGTAAATATTTCCGGCTATGAAGCGTCTGAATATGGAGAACTTGCAAAACGGCTGGAAGAGGTTCCTGCTGTTTCCGGACTTGAAGTAAATGTATCCTGCCCAAATGTTAAATACAGCAATGGTTTGGTCTTTGCAAAGGATCCAAAAGCTGTAGGATTGATTACAAGACTTGTTAAAAAAAATACAAAGAAAACCGTGATAATAAAATTATCTCCCGAAGTTTCTGATATTAAAATAATTGCTAAGGCTGCGGAAGATAACGGTGCTGATGCCTTATCCCTTATTAATACTATTTCCGGCATGGCCATAGATATTGATTCAAGAAAACCAAAAATTAAAAATATACTAGGCGGGCTTTCTGGTCCAGCCATTAAACCGATAGGGATACGATGTGTCTGGCAGGTTTACAATAGTGTGAAAATACCCGTCATAGGCATGGGCGGTATCATGAATGCTTCTGATGCGATTGAATATCTTTTAGCCGGAGCAGCTGCGGTGGCGGTCGGCACCGGCAACTTTATTAATCCGGCTGTTACTTTAGATATACTGGAAGGTATTAAAAAATACATGAAAATTAATAAAGTAAATAAAGTTAAGGATCTGACAGGCAAAATAGTAATAGAATAA
- a CDS encoding asparagine synthase (glutamine-hydrolyzing) produces MCGIYGVISFDGTNVEESSLLLMGALLKHRGPDANNIKLYKKGNILCYLGSTRLKIIDLSDSANMPVENEDSSISAVCNGEIYNYKSLKYQLQEKGHNFKTRTDSEVIPHVFEEYNEQCFSKFDGMFSVAIWDGKNGRLLLGRDPAGKKPLYYYFDGKKFAFASEIKALLSLHFVKKKINENKIPEYLTYGYINGPETFYEGIFELPPASFLYVEVDEIKQAEKYWEPEFSGKNTKPLYSFDEAKKNVRQTMVNAVTKRLESDVPLGVLLSGGIDSAIVTGIISLLLGKKINTFTVGFEDNPSFDERKPAAFLAEYYKTSHTEMSAGVKDISLLEKIVDHYDMPCGDPSALPTYIVSKMARRNVTVVLNGDGGDEAFAGYDRFKAALIAEKLPGFIFPIGKMLSSLIPQNDDYNGLRNRLERFFRDAGSKDVMSRHHSWITIFDKELIKTIYKKSDKNTQIMSEDLYSVYLKNLPLLHKLLYLSMMTYLPQDLNVKMDRMSMANSLETRSPFLDKKVLEIAAHLPPDYKIRRSVTKYVLREAFKDILPKNIYSARKHGFGIPLSSWFKVELGKYFESKMLDVETSCSAYINPDITRMLYNEHILGKRDRSKELWLLLQLELWINHNKF; encoded by the coding sequence ATGTGCGGTATATACGGGGTCATAAGTTTTGACGGTACAAATGTAGAAGAGAGCTCGCTTCTGCTTATGGGCGCGCTTTTAAAGCACAGAGGTCCTGATGCAAATAATATTAAACTGTACAAAAAAGGAAATATACTCTGTTATCTTGGTTCAACCAGACTTAAAATAATAGATCTTTCCGATTCTGCCAATATGCCGGTTGAAAATGAAGACAGTTCAATATCTGCGGTTTGCAACGGGGAAATTTATAATTATAAAAGTTTAAAGTATCAACTTCAAGAAAAAGGCCACAACTTCAAGACTAGGACTGATTCTGAAGTCATACCTCATGTTTTTGAAGAATATAATGAACAGTGTTTTTCAAAATTTGACGGTATGTTTTCTGTTGCAATATGGGATGGGAAAAACGGGCGTTTGCTGTTAGGGAGAGATCCGGCCGGTAAAAAACCTCTTTATTATTACTTTGACGGGAAAAAATTTGCGTTTGCCTCCGAGATAAAAGCGCTCCTTTCTCTGCATTTTGTGAAAAAGAAAATAAATGAAAATAAAATACCGGAGTATCTGACTTACGGTTATATAAATGGACCGGAAACATTTTATGAGGGTATTTTTGAGCTTCCGCCGGCCTCTTTCCTTTATGTTGAGGTTGATGAAATAAAACAAGCAGAAAAATATTGGGAACCGGAGTTTAGCGGGAAGAATACAAAGCCTCTTTATTCTTTTGATGAGGCAAAAAAAAACGTAAGACAAACGATGGTAAATGCAGTTACAAAACGCCTTGAAAGTGATGTCCCTCTGGGCGTATTGCTGAGCGGGGGAATAGATTCTGCCATTGTAACAGGAATAATAAGTCTATTGTTAGGAAAAAAAATAAATACATTTACTGTCGGTTTTGAGGATAATCCGAGTTTTGACGAAAGAAAACCGGCAGCTTTTTTAGCGGAATATTACAAAACCAGTCATACTGAAATGTCTGCCGGTGTTAAAGATATTTCTCTTCTTGAGAAAATTGTTGACCACTATGATATGCCCTGTGGAGATCCTTCAGCTCTTCCGACTTATATTGTGTCAAAAATGGCAAGACGAAATGTTACGGTGGTCTTGAACGGTGACGGAGGCGATGAGGCTTTCGCAGGCTACGACAGGTTTAAAGCTGCGCTTATAGCGGAAAAATTACCGGGTTTTATTTTCCCTATTGGTAAGATGCTTTCCTCTTTAATTCCCCAAAATGATGATTACAATGGTCTTCGAAATCGTTTGGAGAGATTTTTTAGAGATGCCGGAAGTAAAGATGTAATGTCCAGACATCATTCCTGGATCACTATTTTCGATAAAGAACTGATAAAAACAATATATAAGAAATCGGATAAAAATACACAAATTATGAGCGAAGATTTATACTCGGTTTACCTGAAAAACCTTCCGTTACTGCATAAACTGCTGTATTTAAGCATGATGACTTACCTGCCTCAGGATCTTAATGTCAAGATGGACCGGATGTCTATGGCTAATTCCCTGGAAACCAGATCTCCTTTCCTTGATAAAAAAGTTCTGGAAATAGCTGCGCATTTACCGCCTGACTATAAAATCAGAAGAAGTGTCACAAAGTATGTTTTGAGAGAGGCATTTAAAGATATTCTGCCTAAAAATATTTATTCAGCAAGGAAGCATGGTTTTGGAATTCCACTTTCTTCCTGGTTTAAAGTTGAGCTGGGAAAGTACTTTGAAAGTAAGATGCTGGATGTTGAAACGAGTTGTTCGGCATATATCAATCCGGATATTACTCGTATGTTATATAATGAGCACATTTTGGGAAAGCGTGACAGATCAAAAGAATTATGGCTGCTGCTGCAACTGGAGTTATGGATTAATCATAATAAATTTTAA
- a CDS encoding carbamoyl phosphate synthase large subunit, producing the protein MPKRTDIKKILLIGSGPIVIGQACEFDYSGTQACKALKEEGYEVVLVNSNPATIMTDPEFADSTYIEPVTAEMVAKIIEKERPDALLPTIGGQTGLNVAVELAEKGVLAKFGVELIGAKIEAIKKAEDRILFKEAVERIGLSVPLSFPAYSVEEAVLHSKELGFPVIIRPAFTLGGSGSSIAYNLEELKEKAKVGIEASMIHQVLLEQSIIGWKEYELEVMRDLKDNVVIICPIENFDPMGIHTGDSITVAPAQTLTDKEYQVLRDASIAIMREIGVDTGGSNVQFGINPDNGKVVVIEMNPRVSRSSALASKATGFPIAKIAAKLAVGFSLDEIPNDITKYTYAAFEPTIDYVVTKIPRWTFEKFPGADDVLGTQMKSVGEVMAIGRTFKESFQKAIRSLEIDRYSLYFSDEKPAKELIYEKLRTPNCDRIYYVREALKSKISINEIFDYTKIDRWFLSNMKELVDMEEVIVKAKNKKKELPIVIKEAKKNGFSDRYLGKLLGMKEMEIRKIRIKHKITPVYKMVDTCAAEFEAFTPYLYSTYEEEDEALPTKRKKIAILGGGPNRIGQGIEFDYCCVHAAFALKEDGFEVIMINCNPETVSTDYDTSDRLYFEPLTFEDTLNVLNREKPDGVIVQFGGQTPLKLALQLFKEKVKIIGTSPKSIDMAEDRKLFGALLNKLKIHQPENGTARTVKEAVKVARSIGFPVLVRPSYVLGGRAMEIVYDEESMEKFVKMAISVSGEHPVLIDKFLEDAGEIDVDAVCDGETTLICGIMEHIEEAGIHSGDSACVIPAFSLAENQLNIIRKYTYALAKELKVIGLMNIQYACKGDTIYVLEVNPRASRTVPFVSKATGIPWAKVAARVMSGKSLKEQGITKEITPKHFSVKESVFPFVKFQGVDSVLGPEMKSTGEVMGIDIDFGRAFAKSQIAASAALPKAGTVFISVKNKDKRNIVYVAKQLADLGFKLTATKGTAETLGKNGLDVKFVNKVGEGRPNIVDAIRNKEIALIINTPTGKGPKTDEYHIRRAAINYNVPCITTVSGAQAAVNGIESILKGELTVKSLQEYHFSKNEKNPESSKRKR; encoded by the coding sequence ATGCCAAAGCGTACAGATATAAAAAAAATTCTGCTTATCGGTTCAGGACCTATTGTAATAGGTCAGGCTTGTGAGTTTGACTATTCGGGCACTCAGGCATGTAAAGCGCTGAAGGAAGAAGGTTACGAAGTTGTTTTGGTTAATAGTAATCCGGCAACAATAATGACAGATCCTGAGTTTGCAGACAGTACTTATATAGAACCGGTTACTGCGGAAATGGTGGCAAAAATTATAGAAAAAGAAAGGCCTGATGCGCTGCTTCCTACTATCGGAGGGCAAACCGGACTAAATGTTGCGGTAGAACTTGCGGAAAAAGGTGTACTTGCAAAATTCGGGGTGGAACTTATCGGGGCGAAAATCGAAGCAATTAAAAAAGCAGAAGATAGAATATTGTTTAAAGAAGCAGTAGAAAGAATAGGTCTTTCCGTGCCTTTAAGTTTTCCCGCTTATTCGGTTGAAGAAGCTGTCCTCCATTCTAAAGAATTGGGTTTTCCTGTTATCATTCGTCCTGCTTTTACTCTCGGTGGTTCAGGGAGCAGTATTGCTTATAATCTTGAAGAACTTAAAGAAAAAGCGAAAGTTGGTATAGAAGCCAGCATGATACATCAGGTGCTTTTGGAGCAATCAATTATCGGGTGGAAAGAGTATGAGCTCGAAGTTATGAGAGATTTGAAAGATAATGTCGTTATCATATGTCCGATTGAAAATTTTGACCCTATGGGGATTCACACGGGTGATTCTATTACTGTTGCTCCGGCTCAGACCTTGACGGATAAAGAGTATCAGGTCTTAAGGGATGCTTCGATAGCCATCATGAGGGAAATAGGAGTGGATACGGGAGGAAGCAACGTGCAATTCGGTATAAATCCTGATAACGGTAAAGTGGTTGTTATCGAGATGAATCCGAGAGTGTCAAGAAGTTCCGCTCTTGCTTCCAAAGCTACCGGCTTCCCTATTGCCAAGATAGCTGCGAAACTGGCGGTAGGATTTTCCCTTGATGAGATTCCTAATGATATAACGAAATATACTTATGCGGCTTTTGAACCGACGATTGACTATGTTGTAACAAAGATACCCCGCTGGACTTTTGAGAAATTTCCCGGCGCGGATGATGTTCTTGGTACACAGATGAAGTCTGTCGGAGAAGTAATGGCAATAGGAAGAACCTTTAAAGAATCTTTTCAGAAAGCTATTAGATCTCTTGAGATTGACAGATACAGTCTCTATTTCTCGGATGAAAAACCTGCGAAAGAATTGATATATGAAAAACTTCGAACTCCAAATTGCGACAGGATTTACTATGTCAGAGAGGCGCTTAAGAGTAAAATCAGTATAAATGAAATATTTGATTATACGAAGATTGACAGATGGTTTCTTTCTAATATGAAAGAACTGGTAGATATGGAAGAAGTTATAGTCAAAGCGAAAAACAAGAAAAAGGAATTGCCGATTGTTATTAAAGAAGCGAAAAAGAACGGTTTTTCCGACAGGTATCTGGGAAAACTTTTAGGAATGAAGGAAATGGAAATTCGGAAAATTCGTATAAAGCATAAGATCACACCCGTTTATAAAATGGTGGATACCTGTGCCGCAGAATTTGAAGCATTTACTCCTTATTTATATTCTACCTATGAAGAAGAAGATGAAGCTCTGCCTACTAAACGGAAAAAGATAGCCATACTTGGCGGAGGTCCAAACAGAATCGGACAGGGGATAGAGTTTGATTATTGCTGCGTGCACGCTGCTTTTGCGCTTAAAGAAGATGGTTTTGAAGTAATAATGATAAACTGTAATCCTGAGACAGTTTCTACGGACTATGACACATCTGATAGACTATATTTTGAACCCTTAACTTTTGAGGATACTTTAAATGTTTTAAATAGAGAAAAACCTGACGGAGTTATTGTTCAATTCGGAGGGCAGACACCTCTTAAACTTGCATTGCAGCTCTTTAAAGAGAAAGTAAAGATAATCGGGACCAGTCCAAAGAGCATAGATATGGCAGAAGATAGAAAGCTGTTTGGCGCGCTGTTAAATAAACTTAAAATACATCAGCCTGAAAACGGTACTGCCCGGACTGTTAAAGAGGCTGTTAAGGTTGCAAGGAGTATCGGATTTCCGGTGCTTGTCAGGCCTTCGTATGTACTGGGCGGACGAGCTATGGAAATTGTATATGACGAAGAGAGTATGGAGAAATTTGTTAAGATGGCGATATCTGTTTCCGGAGAACATCCCGTACTTATTGATAAATTTCTGGAAGATGCAGGAGAAATTGATGTTGATGCAGTCTGTGACGGAGAGACCACTTTAATTTGCGGTATTATGGAGCATATAGAAGAAGCAGGTATTCATTCCGGAGATTCTGCGTGCGTTATCCCTGCTTTCTCTCTTGCGGAAAACCAGTTGAATATTATTAGAAAATATACTTATGCACTGGCTAAAGAATTGAAAGTCATAGGGCTTATGAATATTCAGTATGCGTGCAAGGGAGATACAATATATGTTCTGGAGGTTAACCCAAGAGCTTCAAGGACCGTTCCTTTTGTCTCAAAAGCGACAGGAATCCCGTGGGCAAAAGTTGCTGCAAGAGTTATGTCGGGAAAATCGTTGAAAGAGCAGGGAATAACCAAAGAAATAACTCCAAAACATTTCTCCGTGAAAGAGTCTGTGTTCCCTTTTGTGAAATTCCAGGGAGTTGACTCTGTTCTCGGACCGGAGATGAAGTCCACAGGAGAAGTAATGGGTATTGATATTGACTTTGGACGTGCTTTTGCAAAGTCACAAATTGCGGCAAGCGCTGCTTTGCCGAAAGCAGGAACGGTTTTTATAAGTGTAAAGAATAAGGATAAGAGAAATATTGTATATGTGGCCAAACAATTGGCTGACCTTGGTTTTAAGCTGACAGCTACGAAAGGTACGGCGGAAACTCTCGGTAAAAACGGGCTGGACGTAAAATTTGTTAACAAAGTCGGGGAAGGCCGTCCTAATATTGTAGATGCAATACGGAATAAAGAGATCGCACTGATTATAAATACTCCAACAGGCAAAGGGCCGAAAACTGATGAGTACCATATCCGGAGGGCGGCAATAAATTACAATGTTCCCTGCATTACGACTGTATCCGGTGCTCAAGCGGCGGTGAACGGTATAGAATCTATTTTAAAGGGTGAACTGACCGTAAAATCTTTACAGGAGTACCATTTTAGTAAAAATGAGAAAAACCCGGAAAGCAGTAAAAGAAAAAGATAA
- a CDS encoding aspartate ammonia-lyase (catalyzes the formation of fumarate from aspartate): MSETRIEKDQLGEMNIPKEAYYGIHTARAMDNFKISGRTVNSSLIKTIALVKKAAAETNHELKYLTDNKVKAIVTVCDEIIDGGLTGEFLVDALAGGAGTSVNMNLNEVIANRAIEILGGKKGEYSVVDPFKDVNLHQSTNDVYPTALKIACIYSLRTLSAKITALQGAFQRKEKEFAAIIKIGRTEMQEAVPITLGFEFSAFAEAVGRDRWRTFKSEERLRVVNLGGTAVGTGMGAPKSYIFQVIEKLRALSGLGISRNENVMDSTANTDSFVEVSGIMKAHAVNLIKIADDLRLLNLLGEIKLPEVQAGSSIMPGKINPVIAEAVIQTGLKVIANDGIVTAASTRGTLQINEFMPVIADAILETLDLLININDILVKYIDGITADEEKCKEYFEKSPALVTAFLPHIGYESAGRLLAEFKETKKENLHEYLIEKLGAELVEKVLSPYSLVALGYRDDAIHT, encoded by the coding sequence ATGTCTGAAACACGGATAGAAAAAGATCAGCTGGGAGAGATGAATATTCCAAAGGAAGCTTACTATGGCATTCATACTGCCAGGGCTATGGATAACTTCAAGATAAGCGGACGTACTGTTAATTCTTCTTTGATTAAAACAATTGCTCTTGTTAAGAAAGCAGCTGCTGAAACTAATCATGAATTGAAGTATTTAACTGACAATAAAGTAAAAGCAATTGTTACTGTTTGTGATGAAATAATTGATGGCGGTCTTACCGGGGAGTTTCTTGTGGATGCTCTGGCAGGAGGCGCCGGGACTTCAGTCAATATGAACCTGAATGAAGTGATCGCAAACCGGGCTATCGAGATCTTAGGCGGAAAAAAAGGCGAATATTCTGTAGTTGATCCTTTTAAAGATGTTAATCTTCATCAATCCACAAATGATGTTTACCCAACCGCATTAAAAATTGCTTGTATATATTCTCTCAGGACTCTTAGTGCAAAGATAACTGCTTTGCAGGGGGCATTTCAAAGAAAAGAAAAAGAATTTGCGGCTATTATTAAAATTGGCCGTACAGAGATGCAAGAAGCTGTTCCAATTACACTTGGTTTTGAATTTTCGGCTTTTGCTGAAGCTGTAGGCAGAGACAGGTGGAGGACATTTAAATCAGAAGAACGGCTAAGGGTGGTTAACCTCGGAGGAACTGCTGTCGGTACCGGGATGGGCGCGCCAAAGAGTTATATCTTTCAGGTGATAGAGAAACTAAGAGCGCTTTCCGGCTTGGGTATCTCAAGAAATGAAAATGTAATGGATTCCACGGCAAATACCGATTCGTTTGTGGAAGTTTCCGGAATAATGAAGGCTCACGCCGTAAATCTGATTAAGATAGCCGATGATTTGAGATTGCTTAATCTGCTGGGAGAAATTAAACTTCCTGAAGTGCAGGCAGGTTCTTCAATTATGCCTGGAAAGATAAATCCTGTTATTGCAGAAGCTGTAATACAAACGGGCCTGAAAGTCATTGCAAATGATGGGATAGTAACGGCGGCTTCAACAAGAGGAACTCTTCAGATAAATGAATTTATGCCGGTTATTGCTGACGCTATACTGGAAACTTTGGATCTTTTAATTAATATTAATGATATACTTGTTAAATATATTGACGGGATAACAGCGGATGAAGAAAAATGTAAGGAATACTTTGAGAAAAGTCCGGCACTTGTTACAGCATTTTTGCCTCATATCGGGTATGAGTCCGCAGGCCGTCTTTTAGCCGAATTTAAAGAAACAAAAAAAGAAAATTTGCATGAGTATTTAATAGAAAAGCTCGGGGCCGAACTCGTAGAAAAAGTTCTTTCTCCATACTCTCTGGTTGCGCTCGGATATAGAGATGATGCAATCCACACCTAA